Genomic window (Dyadobacter fanqingshengii):
CACCGTTGGACAGCCCGGCCCATTCTGCAATTTTGTCGTCAAATGTGAACCAGCCGTAATGATCATCAAGTCTCGAGCGCACCCTGCTCTTGAATGTTTCATTGGCATCTTCAACCGCATCTGAAAAAGTGGTCTCAACGGTAGTACTAAGCTCTTCAAGGATGAGCTGAACATCTCCCTCCGTTTTTAGATAAATTCCGTCTATACCTTCTTTGATCTGACGCTGCCGTGTTTCAACAGCCGTTTCCTTGGTCTTTTGACCGCCAAATACCTCATCCGTTTTGGAGGTTTTGATTTCGGACATTTCACCCAGTCCATAGCCGGAGACTTGGTCAGCGCGTTTTTGCGACTTCTCCAAACGCTGCTCCTCAACCTGGCGGTAGCGGACCGGGGCGGCTGCGATTTCCCGCTGCGCATCTCGTTTGGTTTGAAGCGCCTTTTCAAACTGTGGTTCTTCAGATTCCTCTAACTGTTTCTCGCTCAGCCCCTCCTGAACCATTTGCTGATCCAGTTCTTTGCTTTTGTGATCCAGAGATATCTCCTCGTCCGTTCGGGGCTTAGGAGCGGCTTGCCCAGTTGGTAATTGAGAAGGGGCATCGGCAGGTTTAGCTTCGGGTACCTCTATATTGTCAGGTTTGAGGTTCTGACCTTCCGGTAACTCTTGCTGCTGCACAACTTCAAGAGTTCCTGTAACCTTACCTTTTTCTGTTGAAATGGTTTCCTTGAATTCTTGCTTAGCCTCCTCCAATTTACCACTACCTGCAAATTTCTTTGCCTCCTCTTCCGTATTCGGCATTTTGGATTCAATCTTTTCTTTCAGTCTGCTCTTAAACTCATACCGGTTAAAGGGCTTAGGTTGCGCCGCTGCCTCTAAATTAGCGGCCTGTTGATCCTGTCCCGATTGCAGACTTTGTTCTTCGGTTGACAGCGCCGAGGCCGTCATTGCCTCATCCCTCTTTTGTTCAGGTAGTTCGTGGCTCCGCTGTTTTTTAGCATCTTTCGACACCTGCGTTTTTGCCATTCTGAAAGCGGGATCCTCAGCCGGGCATTTAGGCGCTTGCGCCGCAACCTGAGATTCTGGTTGTGGTGCTGCCGGACTGGTGGGCGCAGGCGTGCCAGATGTTAAATTCGTTGGTGCAGTAGATGGCGACTCTGTGGTATTGCTTCTTGGTTTCTGACCCTTTGGCTTACAGATGGGGAGTACGGGTTCCTTTCTCTGGAGAGGTTTCGCAATTCCATTTTTGTCACCTGATTTCTCAGTCTCCTTTGTTGAAGTGGCTTCCGTCGCCTGTTCTTCATGGATTTGGGCGGCCTTGTCCTCAGCTCTTTCCTGCATTTCAAGCAAAGCCTCTTGTTCATTAGCCCCAGGATGCATCTCCTGTTCGATCCTTGTTTCGGCAGGTTTGAGTAGCTCGCCCTTTGACCTTGCCTGCTGGAGGGTATGTGCTAGCTCATGTGCCAAGAGAAACTTACCATCAGTAGTATTGGGCCTGTATTTGTTGCTGTTGAAAAACACATCCCATCCATACGTAAATGCCTGAGCACCTAATATCTCATTCATTCTGACGGCAGTTTCATCAGTATGTATTCGGACCTTGGATAGATCAACTCCGTAGCCAGCTTCCATATCCTTCCTTATGAATTCTGACAATCCATAGCCTAAGCCATTGCCGGAATTTAGGATAGTCTCTACCGAACTCATACTAGCTTGTGGGATGGGTCTTTCAAAAGTAGATTTTGCCTGAACGGACACTTCCTCTTCCTTATCGACTTCCCTGCGTTGTATTTGGTTTGACATTACAGGCTGAATACCTGCCGCTTCAAAGGATATATTTTCACCGTCAAGGATCTCTTTTCGCTGTACGAAGGGAGTAATACTGTCCGCCAGGTGCCCTCTTTGTTGATCTTTCCTTGCGTCGCAATCCTCACATTTGTTTTGGATATCGGGTGTCGCCGAATTTTCGACTATACTGTCGGCCATCCGGTCCGCCTCTTGTTCATACTTGTCATCTGCCTTACCTACGCTAAGTTTAAATTGCAGCGTAGATGATCTGGAGGTGGTTTGCCTCTTGGATTGGACAGAGATATCGTCTGATGGGATTTGCACTTCCTTATTTGAATCCAATTCGATGTCATCGCCTTGTTCACTCATGGAAGCCATGGAATTCCCCTCAGAAAGTGGACTCATTTGAACTGCCTCCTCTTCCAACGCCTTCATCTGAATTCCCCCTGAAGTTGCTGACATGACGGGAGTGGCAGGTGTTGAAGGCATCATCATCACCTGGTCAGCGGCAGCATCAGCTTCCTGCTCGTATTTATCGTTGGGCTTGCCTACTTTCAGGGCAGGCTGAATCACACTTTTCCCAGGCCCGGCAGGCCGGGATTTGGGAAAAGTCGTTTTTTCAGCAATAGCACCCATCTGATGATTTAAGATTTGATCGGATTCATAACCTCCCCTGGCTCCAGCGCGCTCATACCATGCCGCTCCTGTTCCACGGGACTCATTTTTTCCTCCTTTTCAGGTTCCTTCGAGATTTCTTCCTTGTCCACGACCACGACCACAGGTTCCTTTTCCTCATCATGGTCCGGCTTTCTTCTGACTTTCTTACGCATGATCCAAATATTTAAATCGTTCTACCAACTTTTTGGTATTCTCTGCGGATTCCTTCCCGGATGTCTTCCAGCTGCACGATCTTCTCTTCGTTTTCCAGTGCCATCAACAAGCTGTGCTGGATGACATTGATAATCACACCCCCACTCAGCTCGTGAGAAGCGGCAATTGATGCCAGATCCACTTTGGACTCCAATTTTGCCTTTTCGGGGAATCCTTTTTTCCAAAGGAGAAATCGCTCTTCTGCCTGTGGCACGGGAAAAAATACGCTGGCCTGAAAACGCCGCATAAACGCATCATCCAGGTTGTTTTTCAGGTTTGTTGCCAGGATGACCAATCCATCGTAGTCCTCGATTCGCTGCAACAGGTATGATACTTCCTGGTTGGCATAGCGATCATGAGCGTCGCTGACAGATGTCCGTTTCCCAAAAAGTGCATCAGCTTCATCAAAAAATAGAATCCAACCTTGTTTTTCGGCTCTATCAAAGACTTTTGACAGATTTTTTTCCGTTTCGCCAATATACTTGGATACGAGTCGGGAAAGATCTATTCGATAGACATCCAGGTTCATCTTTTTACCCAGAAGTGCTGCGGTCAGAGTTTTTCCTGTTCCGGGTGGTCCAAAAAACAAAGCCTTATAGCCAGGTTTTAGTATTCTGGACATCCCCCATTCCTTCATCAGAAAATCCTTGTGTTTTAACCACACTTCAAGTTCCCGAAGGTGAATCCAGGTTTCCTCCGGAAGAACCAGATCTTCCCAATCCAGAGGAGTTTGAAGGCGTTGAGCCGGAAATTCGGAACTGAAGGGAGGTTTCTGGACTTTCCCGATGGTTATTTGGTCGAGAACTTCTCGGGAAATAATCAATGCTCCATTTAGAAAGGATTCATCGGTTTCGACTTCGCTCAGCCGAAGGATATTTTCTTTGAACAGAATTCCATTTGCATCGAGAAGATTTTGATATAGAAAGCGTTTTTTAAGATCATTCCCTGCCAGAATAAACAGTACCGTTTCCCCGGTGGGAATAAATCCGTTGTGAGACTTTCCCTTTCGTCCTCCAAACTCCGTGTAAATCTGCTGTGTTATCTGATTGCGGCTCATAAACATATCCAGGAGTTGTGGGCGGATATGCGGTACCGCTGCCAAAATAATCAAAAATCGCTCAGCCGGACCCAGGTGAAGCTCCCTGACCAGA
Coding sequences:
- a CDS encoding ATP-binding protein, whose translation is MDDQYDQTSLDERTPFHRMVSKAHDNAQTIQLELDWLQQILKARSAINANPGSGSAELLQIPAPDLSGYDSTYADLVRELHLGPAERFLIILAAVPHIRPQLLDMFMSRNQITQQIYTEFGGRKGKSHNGFIPTGETVLFILAGNDLKKRFLYQNLLDANGILFKENILRLSEVETDESFLNGALIISREVLDQITIGKVQKPPFSSEFPAQRLQTPLDWEDLVLPEETWIHLRELEVWLKHKDFLMKEWGMSRILKPGYKALFFGPPGTGKTLTAALLGKKMNLDVYRIDLSRLVSKYIGETEKNLSKVFDRAEKQGWILFFDEADALFGKRTSVSDAHDRYANQEVSYLLQRIEDYDGLVILATNLKNNLDDAFMRRFQASVFFPVPQAEERFLLWKKGFPEKAKLESKVDLASIAASHELSGGVIINVIQHSLLMALENEEKIVQLEDIREGIRREYQKVGRTI